The following proteins are co-located in the Heteronotia binoei isolate CCM8104 ecotype False Entrance Well chromosome 21, APGP_CSIRO_Hbin_v1, whole genome shotgun sequence genome:
- the LOC132589968 gene encoding anoctamin-9-like, whose protein sequence is MPNKWDFVLVCDDHKSFSTKRIKKEEFLEELRKKGFIIKTIKDKKLFHGIRAPSSAIRKYKCLMGDSDYELGGLSVQSEEQHQEMTCTRIRIVYFILQTTEISSKRMQLFFFFTVSIMLSVYLSLPAGMCQCET, encoded by the exons ATGCCGAACAAATGGGATTTTGTCCTAGTATGTGACGATCACAAATCCTTCAGTACAAAGAGGATCAAGAAAGAAGAGTTCTTGGAAGAACTGCGTAAGAAAGGATTCATTATCAAG ACAATTAAAGACAAAAAGCTATTTCATGGGATCCGTGCCCCAAGTTCAGCTATCCGAAAATATAAGTGCCTTATGGGTGATTCTGACTATGAATTGGGGGGTCTGAGTGTACAGTCAGAAGAGCAGCACCAGGAAATGACTTGTACAag GATACGTATTGTCTACTTTATCCTGCAGACCACAGAGATATCATCAAAGCGTATGCAATTATTCTTTTTCTTCACTGTTTCTATAATGCTGTCAGTGTATCTTTCCCTTCCAGCTGGTATGTGCCAGTGTGAGACTTGA